The following are encoded together in the Fodinibius salinus genome:
- the tatC gene encoding twin-arginine translocase subunit TatC produces MQKREIMTGDPPQAEPPEDRTGNMSFLDHLEELRWRIIKGLGGIACGIIIAFFFGDFLVEHVMLGPTKSNFFVYKILGIDAIDLTIQSRKLPGQFFTYWGTLIVFGTIVGSPILFYQLWAFIEPAMESTAKWKTFGHTIFITFFFLLGIAFGYFVLVPFALQFFSQFQISDAIHNDFDINEYFSSLTMWVISCGIIFQLPVLSYFLSKFGLLTPDFLKQYRRHAIISCFILSAFLTPPDPVSQVLIAVPLILLFQLSVWVSRLGVRKRNKTLEKAFGNEG; encoded by the coding sequence GTGCAGAAACGAGAAATCATGACCGGAGATCCACCTCAGGCTGAACCTCCTGAGGATCGTACAGGTAATATGTCCTTTTTAGATCACCTTGAAGAATTGCGGTGGCGTATAATTAAAGGACTCGGGGGAATTGCCTGTGGAATCATTATTGCCTTTTTTTTTGGAGATTTTTTGGTGGAACATGTAATGCTTGGTCCCACAAAGTCGAACTTTTTTGTCTATAAAATACTGGGCATTGATGCTATTGACCTCACGATACAAAGCCGTAAGCTGCCCGGACAATTTTTTACCTACTGGGGTACGCTGATTGTCTTTGGGACTATTGTAGGATCACCTATACTTTTTTACCAGCTCTGGGCTTTCATTGAGCCTGCAATGGAAAGTACTGCAAAATGGAAAACATTCGGACATACAATTTTTATCACATTTTTCTTTCTGCTGGGTATTGCTTTTGGATATTTCGTGCTTGTACCTTTTGCCCTCCAGTTTTTTAGCCAGTTTCAAATTTCAGATGCCATCCATAACGACTTTGATATTAATGAATATTTTAGCTCGCTAACCATGTGGGTTATTTCTTGCGGAATTATATTTCAACTCCCTGTTTTAAGCTATTTCTTATCTAAATTTGGATTACTGACACCTGATTTTCTTAAGCAGTATCGGCGCCACGCAATTATTTCTTGCTTCATTTTGTCGGCATTCTTAACACCTCCTGACCCTGTCTCCCAGGTACTTATTGCTGTACCACTCATTCTCTTATTCCAACTTTCTGTTTGGGTAAGTCGTCTTGGGGTACGAAAACGCAATAAAACACTGGAAAAGGCATTTGGGAACGAAGGATAA
- a CDS encoding twin-arginine translocase TatA/TatE family subunit, with amino-acid sequence MTFGAPEIILILLVILLFFGAKKIPELARGIGQGITEFQNVTEDDEQQEVEGNTQESNKQT; translated from the coding sequence ATGACCTTTGGAGCCCCAGAAATTATTCTCATACTTTTAGTGATTCTCTTGTTCTTTGGAGCTAAAAAAATTCCAGAGCTAGCACGTGGTATTGGTCAAGGAATTACTGAATTTCAAAACGTTACCGAAGACGATGAGCAGCAAGAAGTCGAGGGAAATACCCAAGAGTCAAATAAGCAGACCTAG